caccgaccccatccccttcactcacacacaccgaccccatccccttcactcacacacaccgaccccatccccttcacacacaccgaccccatccccttcactcacacacaccgaccccatccccttcacacacaccgactccatccccttcactcacacacaccgaccccatccccttcactcacacacaccgaccccatccccttcactcacacacaccgaccccatccccttcactcacacacacaccgaccccatccccttcacacacaccgaccccatccccttcactcacacacacaccgaccccatccccttcacacacaccgaccccatccccttcacacacacacaccgaccccatccccttcacacacaccgaccccatccccttcactcacacacacaccgaccccatccccttcactcacacacaccgaccccatccccttcacacagtcacacaccgaccccatccccttcacacacacacaccgaccccatccccttcactcacacacacacacactggctgtTCCCGTCACCACCGATTGTCTGTATCattgtaccccctctctctccctccccaggaACCGGCGAACTTCAGGAACAGCTCGGGATCTCTCTCCCAGAGACGACGGAATAGCCACGGAGGCTGGGATCAGGAGCGACCTGTCTCCCTCCATGAGGAAGGTGAGGGCTGAGGGCTGTTGGGGTGGGATGGGACCGTTTGTGTCAGGGGGTAGAGGTGGATGTGTTGGTGCAGGAATAGTGAGAAAATCCCTGGGACTGAGAGGGAACTGCATCCTGTcctggggaacagtgtagagggagctttactctgtatctaatcccatgctgtcactgtcctgggagggtatgatgggggacagtgtagagggagctttactctgtatctaaccccgtgctgtccctgtcctgggagtgtttgatgggggacagtgtagagagagctttactctgtatctaaccctgtgctgtccctgtcctgggagtgtttgatgggggacagtgtagagggagctttactctgtgtatctaaccctgcgctgtccctgtcctgggagtgtttgatggggggacagtgtagagggagctttactctgtgtatctaaccccgagctgtccctgtcccgtgTCTCTTATCTCTGGAATTCCTCTCTAAACCTCCCCCCAATCTCCTCCCCACCCTTCCCCATtctttccctctcccttccctcgttcttctcccttcccccgtccctcactccccctcatcCTCCCTGGTCTTTTCctgcccctctcgctctctctctcgctctctctctctctctctctctcgctctctctcgctctctctctcgctctttctctccctctctctccctctcgctctctctctcgctctctctctctctctctctctctctctctctctcgctctctctctcgctctctctctcgctctttctctcgctctctctccctctcgctctctctctctctctctctctctctctctctctcttcgcctccccctccccttctctcctacCTCAGACATTTCTTACACAATATCCCCTCTGACGTCGGGAATTAGCTATTGTCCCTGGTTCTCGGCCACAGGGTTCGGGTGTATCACTGTACGTTGTGGTGTCCCGGATCGCGTTCCAATAAATAGGAATgatttttcccatttctctcgtCTCTGTCATGTGTTCTCCAGCTCCCAGCCGTGCCTCCATGGAACTCCTCTCTCTGGTCACCCTGCATCGGAGTCGGAGTTTCCAACAGGAAAAGCTGCCCGTCTCCACCCCTCCGCGAGGAACCCGTCTCTCTGAACATCTTCCTGAACTCCGGAAACCCCAGACTGAGCCGAGTGTCAAAGTGTCCCGGAGCACCAGTCTCCGCAGGTAAGGCCTCAAAGGTAACCATCTgtcacagttccagtctccgtatccctcagttagaccaacactcggagcactgtgcacagttccagtctctgtacccctcagtcagacccacactcggagcactgtgcacagttccagtctccgtatccctcagttagacccacacacggagcactgtgcacagttccagtctccgtatcccacagtcagacccacactcggagcactgtgcacagttccagtctccgtatccctcagttagacccacactcggagcactgtgcacagttccagtctccgtatccctcagttagacccacactctgagcactgtgcacagttccagtctccgtatccctcagttagacccacactcggagcactgtgcactgttccagtctccgtatccctcagactgacccacactcggagcactgttcacagttccagtctctgtatccctcagttagacccacactcggagcaccgtgcacagttccagtctccgtatccctcagtcagaccgacactcggagcactgtgcacagttccagtctctgtatccctcagtcagacccacacccggagcaccgtgcacagttccagtctctgtatccctcagttagacccacactcggagcaccgtgcacagttccagtctctgtatccctcagtcagacccacacccggagcaccgtgcacagttccagtctccatatccctcagtcagacccacactcggagcactgtgcacagttccagtctctgtatccctcagtcagacccacactcggagcactgtgcaaagttccagtctctgtatccctcagtctgacccacactcggagcactgtgcatagttccagtccccatatccctcagtcagacccacactcggagcaccgtgcacagttccagtctccatatttTGAGAGAGGCGTGAGGGGCCGACATGGCACAGAGGGGTCAAATGGCCAGTCTCCCGGATGTCGCCTCAGTGTATAATGCCTGGCACTGTTTGTCGTTTGCTCCCGCAGTAATGGCTACTCCCTCCAGTCCCTGATGGAAATGGAGAACAAGCTGAGGGCTGCCCTGGCCGAGAAGGAGCGCCTCCTGCAGGCCAAGTTAAGTATTGCACTGTCCGTCACCCCGCCATCGATTGCGACCCTGTTATCCCAGGAAGGGCTGGGATTCCAAGCTCGCTCACACGTGAGATTGTTCTGGGGAGATATGTACGGCAGGCAAGCGATTACCCCTGCCCTGACCCCAGGGGTGAAAGTTCACCGGGGCGCTGTGCTCGCACTGcttgcttgtgggatcttgctgtacgtCACCCTTTGCGTTAGATTACCCGTCCCAGAAACCCGGCTCCAGTTCCTAAAGACAAGGAGGAGAAAGGGTGCCACGTAAATGCAGGCCGTTTGCCCCAACAATAATCTGAAAGACTACCTACCACCCTCCCTCCATAATTGCCCAAGTCCAGAACAGAGGCAAACATTCGAGTTTACCTCCAAAATGGCCATCTCCAGTTTCTGTGTAACAGTGTCGGGTAagggggcagaatggcctcctgctgtttctGTGTAACAGACTTGGAGGTTAgggggagctgaatggcctcctgctgttcccgtgtaacaggctggagtgggggggctgaatggcctcctgctgtccctgtgtTACAGTtttgaagaggccattcagccttctcCTGGTGGTGAAGGAAGGAATTACTGGGGGGGCTTTTCCCCATCTGCAATATCAGCCTCTGGACAGCAGATGGTAGCAGTGAGTTGCAGGCAAAGGCTGATCTCCCATTGCAACAACAACTGTTGATTATGTAGCACCTTGAATACAATGACATGGCGCTGGGCACttcacagaacagatggtgaCAAGATTACTCCGTGCGTAGAAACCATCTGATAGCAGCAGATGGAAGGGGGCACGGAGATTGtgggagggatgagagagcgaACTTGTGAACCTGGACAGCTACAGCACTGCCCCCCAGTGACGGAACGATGGGAATCATGGGGGGGGTGGTTCTGAGAGACTGGGATTGGAGGAGCTCAAAGATGGTGAGGGTGAATAGCGGTGGAAGGAGGTTACACAGATCAGGAGGGGTGTgggggctagagggggttacagagatagggaggggggtgtaggggctggagggggttacagagatagggaggggggtgtaggggctggagggggttacagagatagggaggggggtgtaggggctggagggggttacagagatagggagggggtgtaggggctggagggggttacagagatagggagggggtgtaggggctggagggggttacagagatagggaggggactggagggggttacagagatagggaggggggtgtaggggctggagggggttacagagatagggaggggggtgtaggggctggagggggttacagagatagggaggggggtgtaggggctggagggggttacagagatagggagggggtgtaggggctggagggggttacagagatagggagggggtgtaggggctggagggggttacagagatagggaggggggtgtaggggctggagggggttacagagatagggaggggggtgtaggggctggagggggttacagagatagggagggggtgtaggggctggagggggttacagagatagggaggggggtgtaggggctggagggggtttacagagatagggagggggtgtaggggctggagggggttacagagatagggaggggtgtctcTGTATCAGTCCTGGAACTGCCTCCCTCTGTAAAAGTTAAGCAGCTTTCATCCTGGAGCAGTTTCAGAGCTGGATGGAGCTCTTAAAGTTAGTGGAATtaggggttatggggataaggccggaacaggatactgattgtggatggtccgccatgatcataatgaatggtggtgcaggctcgaagggccgattggcctcctcctgcacctattgtctatcttTGTCTTGATTATTTTCCAATTGCACCAATAcccttttgttttaaatttaaaaaagtgTCCGTTAATATGTACAAAAGACTCTGGATCCAATCTGCAAAGTGGGGAAGTGTATATAACTCTGATATTGAAATCTGACGTCCCACAGAGACTGTGTGCAATTCCAAAAAGGAAAAGGTATTTCTGACTCGTGCAGGGAAAAATATTTAGAGGTTTTTGGGACGGTGGGCATCTGAGGACTGCCCATCGTTTAAAAAACCTCAGTCCTTccccttggcagcagctgcccccgagcttcagcgcgtccctcagcacgtaggcctggatcttggaatgtgccagtctgcaacactcagtcggggtcaactccttcagctggaagatcaacaaggTGCTGGCAGGCCAAAGGGAGTCTCTCACTGAGTTTGACGGTCCTCCAGGCCCAGTCGGTGTGTGTCGAGGGGTGCATCCTGGGGAACAGGCCGGAGAGCACAGGCAAGACATCAACGTGCAccactgcgtctctctctctctgcagacttCCTTAGtgaaggcacattccagaaggagatgcgTGACAGACTCTACCCGCCCACAGCAGCTTCGAGGGCCGCGTGTGGTGGCACAGACCGACCGGGTGTGCATGAAGGAGCTCACTGGCGGTGCCCTTCCCACCCCTGGTGaggccacgtcttggtgcttgttgggaAGTTCCGGCGATGAGACGTTCTGCCAAACGGCTTTGACAGTCGGCCCAGGGAACCGCGTGACAGGAAacgccctctcctcctctctccggGGTCCTGAGGACGCGACGGGCTCTAGAGCTTTGTAGAGGGTGGTCTCTTTGGACATCGGAGAGGCTGGTGAGTCTGACCtgagacccatcagcccctctaCCTCagaggcattgtgggtctacccagagcaggtggactgcagcggttcaagaaggcagctcacccccaccttctcaaggtaaGTAGGGACGGGGAGGGCGATATATGAATTCCGAGCTTCTGACAGCCCAGGCACCCATAAATGAGCCGATGTTCCTGGAGCTATTGAAACACAGGGTTGCTGTCGAGGTTGGAGTACTGGGAGGCTGGATTGATGATGTgtttctgtccccccccccctccccactgcaGGACGCCCAGAGGAGGGAGCAGGTGAAGAACCCTGAGGCAGACCCACGCCTTgtgcacacactgaccccagtggGGACACCTCTGTCTGACGTACGTTACTCAGCACCGGGGGGACCTACCCTCAACACTTGCAGCCTGACAGTCACTCACCGCACTGTCCCCACCGTCATCTCCCACActtccacaccccctccctatctctgtaaccccctccagcccctacaccccctccctatctctgtaaccccctccctatctctgtaacctcctccagcccctacaccccctccctatctctgtaaccccctccagcccctacaccccctccctatctctgtaaccccctccagcccctacaccccctccctatccctgtaaccccctcccgcccctacaccccctccctatctctgtaaccccctccagcccctacaccccctccctatctctgtaaccccctgtaGCCCCACCTAGAGCAGGGGGTGGGGCAGGTGAGATTTGTAACTATGAGGGGAGTTGGGGCTGTGTTTGGAGGatgagggagggtggggaagaCACAGGGAGGTGGGGTTCAGGATACAATCAGGACAGGAACAAAGATCTGGTGGGACTGTGGATTGTactccccccacccttccccctccccccacccccacccccacccccaccaagggATTTGTCGCCTTGGTAATGCACGGCAGCCATCTTGTTCCTCaccatgtttctctctctctctctctctctctctctctctctctctctctctctctctgtgtctggggAAACAGAGGGCCCCCGATATTGACCGAGCACCGATTGCCCTGCCGACCTTTGACCTTCGCGCCCATGTGGAGGCCTGTGGTCATGCGGTGGAGGGATGCCGACACCTCACGCTGACGGCCAAGAGTTGCCGAGGATACCTCACCAAGATGGGAGGCCGCATCAAAACATGGAAGAAGAGGTGGTTCGTCTTCGACACTGACAGGAGGTGGTTAGCATATTTTACAGGTAACTCTCCTCCCTTTGGccctccctcaaaactgaccctccgacagtgcggcgctccctcagcactgaccctccgacagtgcggcactccctcagcactgaccgtccaacagtgcccactccctcagcactgaccctccgacagtgcggcactccctcagcactgaccctctgacagtgcggcactccctcagcactgaccctccgacagtgcggcactccctcagcactgaccctccgacagtgcggcgctccctcagcactgaccctccgacagtgcccactccctcagcactgaccctccgagtgcggcgctccctcagcactgaccctccgacagtgcggcgctccctcagcactgaccctccgacagacaTTGGGTTCTGTAttgcggtggcacagtggtccagtgattagcactgctgcctcactgcgccatggatccgggttcgattccaccctcgggcaactgtctgtgtggagtttgtacattctccctgagtatgcgtgggtttcctccgggtgctccggtttcctcccacaatccaaagatgcacaagttagggtggattggccatgctaaattgtcccatagtgcccaggggtgtgtaggttagggtggattggccatgctaaattgtcccatagtgcccagggatgtgcaggttagggtggattggccatgctaaattgtcccatagtgcccagggatgtgtaggttagggtggattggccatgctaaattgtcccatagtgcctagggatgtgcaggttagagtggattggccatgctaaattgtcccatagtgtccagggatgtgtagattagggtggattggccatgctaaattgtcccatagtgcctagggatgtgcaggttagagtggattggccatgctaaattgtcccatagtgcccagggatgtgtaggttagggtggattggccatgctaaattgtcccatagtgcccagggatgtgtaggttagggtggattggccatgctaaattgtcccatagtgcccagggatgtgcaggttagggtggattggccatgctaaattgtcccatagtgcctagggatgtgcaggttagggtggattggccatgctaaattgtcccatagtgcccagggatgtgcaggttagggtggattggccatgctaaattgtcccatagtgctcagggatgtgcaggttagggtggattggccatgctaaattgtcccatagtgcctagggatgtgcaggttagagtggattggccatgctaaattgtcccatagtgtccagggatgtgtagattagggtggattggccatgctaaattgtcccatagtgcctagggatgtgcaggttagagtggattggccatgctaaattgtcccatagtgtccagggatgtgcaggttagggtggattggccatgctaaattgtcccatagtgcccaggggtgtgtaggttagctgcattagtcagaggcaaaTTTTGAgcgatagggtaggggaatgggtctgggttggatactctttggagagtcagtgtggacttgttgggccgaatggcctgtttcctcactgtagggattccattaaTATTTGTTttgatgatggagggtcagtgacagagtggAAATGGCCAATGTATTTCCAACTCAGGAGGGTGaggggctcagaggggaacttgcaaggggGTGTTCCATGtccctgctgccccttgtccttctagatggaagtggccgtgggtttggaaggtgctgcctgagggtctttggtgagtttctgcagtgggtcttgtagatggtacacactgctgttactgagggtcggtggggggagggaggggatggtacacactgctgttactgagggtcggtggggggagggagggaggggatggtacacactgctgttactgagcgtcggtggggagggaggggatggtacacactgctgttactgagggtcagtggggggagggaggggatggtacacactgctgttactgagggtcagtggggggagggtgggatggtacacactgctgttactgagggtcggtgggggggaggggatggtacacactgctgttactgagggtcggtggggggagggaggggatggtacacactgctgttactgagggtcggtggggggagggaggggatggtacacactgctgttactgagggtcggtggggggagggaggggatggtacacactgctgttactgagggtcggtgggggggaggggatggtacacactgctgttactgagggtcggtggggggagggaggggatggtacacactgctgttactgagggtcggtggggggagggaggggaaggtacACACTGCtcttactgagggtcggtggggggagggaggggatggtacacactgctgttactgagggtcggtggggggagtgaggggatggtacacactgctgttactgagggtcggtgggggagggaggggatggtacacactgctgttactgggggtcggtggggggagggaggggatggtacacactgctgttactgagggtcggtggggggggggaggggatggtacacactgctgttactgagcgtcggtggggggagaggggggatggtacacagtgctgttactgagggtcggtgggggggggaggggatggtacacagtgctgttactgagggtcggtggggggagggaggggatggtacacactgctgttactgagcgtcggtgggggagggagggaggggatggtacacactgcagttactgagggtcgctgggtggaggaaggggatggtacacactgctgttactgagcgtcggtggggggagggaggggatggtacacactgctgttactgagggtcgctgggtggagggaggggatggtacacactgctgttactgagcgtcggtgggtgggagggaggggatgtttgggggtGCTTTCTCACTGAATGTGTTCCTGTTCTGTCTGTAGACAAAGAGGAGACAAAGCTTAAAGGAGTCATTTACTTCCAGGCGCTCGAGGAGATATATTTTGACCATTTACGGAGAGCCTCCAAGGTGTGTGATTTCCTGCTTTGGTCCCTCATCTCATGGGCCCAacttgtcatagagatgtacagcacggaaacagacccttcggtccaacccatccatgctgacccagatatcccaacccaatctagtcccacctgccagcacttggcccatatccctccaaacccttcctattcatatacccatccaaacgcctcttaaatgctataattgtaccagcctccaccacatcctctggcagctcattccatacacgtaccaccctctgggtgaaaaagttgcccctttaggtcccttttatatctttcccctctcaccctaaacctatgcccctctagttctggactccccgaccccagggaaaagactttgtctatttatcctatccatgtccctcatgattttgtaaacctctataaggtcacccctcagcctccgacgctccagggaaaacagccccagtctgttcagcctctccctgtagctcagatcctccaaccctggcaacatccttgtaaatcttttctgaaccctttcaagtttcacaacatctttccaataggaaggagaccagaattgcatgcaatattctaacagtggcctaaccaatgtcctgtacagccgcaacatgacctcccaactcctgtactcaatactctgaccaataaaggaaagcataccaaacgccttcttcactatcctatctacctgcgactccactttcaaggagctatgaacctgcactccaaggtctctttgttcagcaacattccctaggaccttaccattaagtgtataagtcctgctaagatttgctttcccaaaatgcagcacctcacatttatctgaattaaactccatctgccacttctcagcccattggcccatctgatcaagatcctgttgtaatctgaggtaaccctcttcgctgtccacgacacctccaattttggtcccatctgcaaacttacctgtAACCATAACctcctctattcacatccaaatcatttacgtaaattacaaaaagtagagggcccagcgccgatccttgtggcactccactggtcacaggcctccagtctgaaaaacaaccctccaccaccactctctgtcttctacctttgagccagttctgtatccaaatggctagttctccctgtattctatgtgatctaattttccaaaccaaatcatttatataaattacaaatgcGGATGGATTTTCCAGAGACCCGGAAGGTGCAGGGAAAGGGGGAATAATTGGGCGATGAGACCAGAAAAGTTGGATACGTAGTGAGCGAGCATTAACtctgtgggccaaatggcctcttcgaATGGAGGGAGAGTCGAGGGACGGGGTGCGGTGTGGCGGAATCCAATTTCTGAATCCCttttccacacacacacttatcGCTTGGTTCTTCAAGGTCTGAAAACACCATTTCGGCCTCATTTAACCATCCTtgtttttccttctctctctttctcccccagaGTCCAAACCCACCCCTCACCTTCTGCCTGAAGACCTACGATAGACTCTTCTATATGGTCGCTCCGACAGATGTCACCCTGAGGATCTGGATGGAGGTTATCCTCACCGCTGTGGAGGGCAATGTTCAGTTCTGAAGATCCCGCCAACAGCAAGAGACTGACCTTTGGGCCGAAaacgcctccccccccccccccctcacagtcCCCTCTTGGTACATTCCTCAGCACATCCTGGGTTCAGGAGCTAACCCGCAGGGAGTCGGCTTCCTTTgcttcctcctttctttctgaactcGATACGTACCTTTTGAAGCTCGAGTTCATCGATTTGGACCTGGCAGTGGGCAGGGACGGGGGAATGTCTTGTAAGTCGGAATACGGGCCTGTTTCGATGCTCCGTGAGGTTCAAGAGGAACgctcctcagacacacacactgttctCCATGGGAGTTGGGTGCTGGTACACTCAAGATGGCTGCTTCAGGAACATTTGGGCTGGCGTTAGAATCGTCACACTCAAGATGGTGGCCAGAGAGTTACTAACACAGATTTAAAAGGCAATAAAGTCAAGCTAgaggcttctgtgctgctataaTTTGGCACAGGTACATGCAAGATGGTGGGCATTTGGCATTGGTACACTGAAGACAGTGGGCACTTGGCACTAGCACAGGCAAGATGGTGGGGATCTGGCACTGGTATGTTCACTCAGGATCGTGGGCATTTACCACTGGTACACACATGGGGATCTGTCACTGGGAAATTCAAGATGGCAGGAATTTGGCAGTGGTACACTCAAGGTGGTAGGTGTCTGAAGCTAGTACACTCAAGATGGTGGTCGTCAGGCACGATTACACTCAAGATGGCAGCTACAAAGCTCAAGCTGAGAGTGAGAGGATCGCCTGTGGTGAGGCGTGGGGCGGAGGGATCATAAATTAGTCCCACAAGTTCCCGTGGTTGGCAAAGAATCTGTGGTCAGCGCATTCCTGGGCACTTAGCAAACCTTCCGAGAAGGAGTTCTGAGATTTGATGGGACAAAGTTATCTTGAGTTTGACTGTGAATTTTcttttgttgaggaaggtttttACTGACAGCTGTTCCTACTGAGTCTGACAGGGAAAGTGAATACAGGAGTCTTCACATCTTGGTGGGACTGGGGGACGAACAGAGTTGGCCCAAGGGATTCTTGTGTTTGGAACAGATGCTCGGGAACTCTCTCAGAATTACGACAATCCATACCTGTCCCAGGACagtgtaaagggagctttactctgtatctaaccccgagctgtccctgtcctgggagtgtttgatgggggacagtgtagagggagctttactctgtatttaaccctgtgctgtccctgtcctgggagggtttgatgggggacagtgtagagggagctttactctgtatctaaccccgtgctgtccctgtcctgggagggtttgatgggggacagtgtagagggagctttactctgtatctaaccccgtgctgtccctgtcctgggagggtttgatgggggacattgtagagggagctttactctgtatctaaccccgtgctgtccctgtcctgggagtgtttgatggggggacagtgaagagaaagctttactctgtatctaaccccgtgctgtcccagtcctgggagtgtttgatggggggacagtgtagagaaagctttactctgtatctaaccccgagctgtccctgtcctgggagtgtttgatgggggacagtgtagagggagctttactctgtatttaaccccgtgctgtccctgtcctgggagggtttgatgggggacagtgtagagggagctttactctgtatctaaccccgtgctgtccctgtcctgggagggtttaa
The DNA window shown above is from Chiloscyllium punctatum isolate Juve2018m chromosome 34, sChiPun1.3, whole genome shotgun sequence and carries:
- the LOC140458871 gene encoding pleckstrin homology-like domain family B member 1; translated protein: MELLSLVTLHRSRSFQQEKLPVSTPPRGTRLSEHLPELRKPQTEPSVKVSRSTSLRSNGYSLQSLMEMENKLRAALAEKERLLQAKDAQRREQVKNPEADPRLVHTLTPVGTPLSDRAPDIDRAPIALPTFDLRAHVEACGHAVEGCRHLTLTAKSCRGYLTKMGGRIKTWKKRWFVFDTDRRWLAYFTDKEETKLKGVIYFQALEEIYFDHLRRASKSPNPPLTFCLKTYDRLFYMVAPTDVTLRIWMEVILTAVEGNVQF